Proteins encoded together in one Gemmatimonadota bacterium DH-78 window:
- a CDS encoding SDR family NAD(P)-dependent oxidoreductase, protein MNGHSRSGGAAIVGLGCRFPGGVDSPESFWRLLRDGVDAVGAMPEGRFDPQSVPVASGEGGFLTDVDRFDAAFFGMSPREARRMDPQHRLLLEVVYEAIEDSGVAPSALRGRSVGVWVGLWVSDYEQVLLRDLAGLDFHGLTGTGRYSASGRISFAFDFRGPAVTVDTGCSAALVALDSARRAIEDGTVDLAVVAAANLVLQPFVNVAYTRSGMLSPGGRCRFAGKDPDGYVRSEGAAAVLLAPPDGIAEARRPARARVRAVSVNADGHANGQLATPSRESQESLLRDAWRQSGLDAARVPYVEAHGTGTRAGDPVEIGALGTVLGPGRDRPLVVGSVKSNIGHTEACAGLAGLIKAVLVLEHGEIPASLHSSPSNPDIDFEGLGVEVPDALRKWPEGAPRWAGVSSFGITGTNAHVVLDRVEAPPAPSRADIEPPLGLWPIAVSGATERARGEAAARLLAHLDRHPEIALADLSWTTTAARDHHRERAIVLAADRPALEEALVALRDAGPHPSLVTGTAADVAPRVGFVFSGQGSQWEGMGRSPGPAADTFDRTLDALGRGSVGPILRGELPLEGVARIQPALGAVQIAMARQLEEWGLRADAVTGHSMGELAAAAASGVLPDRDALEVLEVRSALLDEIAGRGAMALIDEPAGEVEARLAPWGDRISIAGVNGPRTTVVAGEVDAVESLVATLDDEGVFARRVRVDVASHSAQTEPLLARLRERVAHLRPDEARVPLYSTVTGGALPGTRMGADYWADNLRRPVQLDAAIRRMLDDGIDLFVEVAPHPVLSASIADIAHDAGARPTIVCAGKRGEPGGPVLLRLLAEAHCRGAAIDWRTLGADTARAAPLPTYPWQRERHWIEGWDAPQEAAARAAIEPDVALPPDTAWVVGWTEAAEGAREVDPLADRWWVGPREAPAASAFASLVEEAGGTIAETPDPACGGTAWFAVDGTGQPTGLLGRAVQRGVDTLEAVRALVEHEAAPRFGSWWVTSGVQSPPGRRTETEQIPNAAVWGIAAAVREELPQLTPHLLDVDDPDRAAIGLARAVRAGGGDRRLACSGDRLFGARLESAAPPGSARTFEPGGAWLVTGGLGAIGRMAAAELARRGVGHLVLVGRTPLPPRRRWAALPEAHPAADRVRAVRALEAAGASVHLWTIDLADPEALDDALDQWAAEGRPPIAGVVHCAGQLHAGLVVDLTPGQLSDLFGAKVGAAEVVHRRLPEARIVHASSLSSIFPRAGQAHYAAANAVLDAFARAGSDALSISWGVWADTGMVSGDTGARAVREMADDGLAALSGSEGGALFRRFGDSERAHLILAPIDRARLARRHDGDPFVLDEAGSEAALDAVAPSRDLDAEGLLALVRRRAARILELSPDALAVDRPLGSQGLDSVMAMELRNALERDLGLRLPASIVWNHPTAAALAAHLGERLASAAPVPSAPPSPPEPETVAATEGELDVAARVAALADTSDDDILRALRGGTR, encoded by the coding sequence ATGAACGGCCACTCCCGGTCGGGGGGTGCGGCCATCGTGGGGCTCGGGTGTCGCTTCCCCGGCGGGGTGGACAGCCCGGAGTCCTTCTGGAGGCTGCTCCGCGACGGGGTGGACGCGGTGGGAGCGATGCCGGAGGGGCGCTTCGATCCGCAGTCCGTCCCGGTGGCGAGCGGTGAGGGCGGCTTTCTCACGGACGTCGACCGGTTCGACGCGGCCTTCTTCGGCATGTCTCCGAGAGAGGCTCGGCGGATGGACCCCCAGCATCGCCTGCTTCTCGAGGTGGTGTACGAGGCGATCGAGGACTCCGGAGTGGCCCCGTCGGCCCTGCGCGGTCGCTCCGTGGGTGTCTGGGTCGGACTGTGGGTGTCCGACTACGAGCAGGTCCTGCTCCGCGATCTGGCGGGCCTCGACTTTCACGGGCTGACCGGAACGGGACGGTACTCGGCTTCGGGACGGATCTCCTTCGCCTTCGACTTCCGCGGTCCCGCGGTCACGGTCGACACCGGCTGCTCGGCGGCCCTCGTGGCCCTCGACTCGGCCCGTCGAGCGATCGAGGATGGCACGGTCGATCTCGCCGTGGTGGCGGCCGCCAACCTCGTGTTGCAGCCGTTCGTGAACGTCGCCTACACCCGGTCGGGCATGCTGTCGCCGGGAGGGCGTTGCCGCTTCGCGGGAAAGGATCCCGACGGCTACGTGAGGTCCGAGGGGGCGGCTGCGGTGCTCCTGGCCCCGCCTGACGGCATCGCCGAGGCGCGACGACCCGCCCGGGCTCGGGTTCGGGCGGTGTCGGTGAACGCCGATGGCCATGCGAACGGCCAACTCGCCACGCCGAGCAGGGAGAGTCAGGAGTCGCTCCTTCGCGACGCCTGGCGGCAGTCCGGTCTCGACGCGGCTCGGGTGCCCTACGTGGAGGCGCACGGCACGGGTACGCGCGCCGGCGACCCCGTCGAGATCGGCGCGCTCGGAACGGTTCTCGGACCCGGCCGCGATCGGCCGCTGGTCGTCGGCAGCGTGAAGAGCAACATCGGCCATACGGAGGCCTGCGCGGGCCTCGCCGGTCTGATCAAGGCGGTGCTCGTTCTGGAGCACGGCGAGATTCCCGCATCGCTCCACTCCTCCCCGAGCAATCCCGACATCGACTTCGAAGGCCTCGGTGTGGAGGTGCCCGATGCGCTTCGGAAGTGGCCGGAGGGGGCGCCGCGGTGGGCGGGAGTGAGTTCGTTCGGGATCACCGGCACGAACGCCCACGTGGTGCTCGACCGAGTCGAGGCGCCTCCCGCCCCGAGTCGCGCGGACATCGAGCCCCCGCTCGGGCTGTGGCCCATAGCGGTCTCCGGAGCCACCGAGCGGGCCCGCGGCGAGGCGGCCGCCCGGCTGCTGGCTCACCTCGATCGGCACCCCGAGATCGCACTCGCCGACCTCTCGTGGACGACCACCGCGGCTCGCGACCATCACCGGGAGCGCGCGATCGTGCTGGCGGCGGACCGGCCCGCCCTGGAGGAAGCGCTGGTCGCGCTCCGCGACGCCGGTCCGCACCCGAGCCTCGTCACCGGCACCGCGGCCGACGTCGCCCCCCGGGTCGGGTTCGTCTTCTCGGGACAGGGGTCGCAGTGGGAGGGCATGGGCCGTTCCCCGGGGCCCGCCGCGGACACCTTCGATCGCACGCTCGACGCGCTGGGCCGAGGGAGCGTCGGCCCGATCCTGCGCGGCGAGCTGCCGCTGGAGGGCGTGGCTCGCATCCAGCCCGCTCTCGGAGCGGTTCAGATCGCGATGGCGAGGCAGTTGGAGGAGTGGGGACTCCGGGCCGATGCCGTGACCGGGCACAGCATGGGAGAGCTGGCGGCGGCCGCGGCATCGGGCGTGCTGCCCGACCGCGACGCCCTCGAGGTGCTCGAGGTGCGGAGCGCGCTTCTCGACGAGATCGCGGGGCGGGGCGCGATGGCCCTGATCGACGAGCCGGCCGGTGAGGTGGAGGCGCGACTCGCGCCGTGGGGCGACCGCATCTCGATCGCCGGCGTGAACGGACCGCGCACCACCGTCGTGGCCGGTGAGGTCGACGCCGTGGAGTCCCTCGTGGCCACACTCGACGACGAGGGGGTCTTCGCGCGGCGGGTGCGGGTGGATGTGGCGTCGCACTCCGCGCAGACCGAGCCCCTGCTCGCACGCCTGCGGGAACGGGTGGCCCACCTGCGACCCGACGAGGCGCGGGTGCCGCTCTACTCCACGGTCACCGGGGGAGCCCTGCCCGGCACCCGCATGGGGGCCGACTACTGGGCCGACAACCTGCGGCGTCCGGTGCAGCTCGACGCGGCCATCCGCCGCATGCTCGACGACGGCATCGACCTGTTCGTGGAGGTGGCGCCCCACCCGGTGCTGTCGGCCTCCATCGCCGACATCGCCCACGACGCGGGGGCCCGGCCCACCATCGTCTGCGCGGGCAAGCGGGGCGAGCCCGGCGGCCCCGTGCTGCTGCGCCTGCTGGCCGAGGCCCACTGCCGAGGGGCGGCGATCGACTGGCGGACCCTGGGTGCCGACACGGCCCGAGCCGCACCGCTCCCCACCTACCCGTGGCAGCGGGAGCGGCACTGGATCGAGGGATGGGACGCCCCGCAGGAGGCTGCGGCGCGAGCCGCGATCGAACCCGACGTGGCTCTGCCGCCCGACACCGCGTGGGTGGTCGGCTGGACGGAGGCGGCGGAGGGCGCGCGCGAGGTGGATCCCCTCGCCGATCGCTGGTGGGTGGGGCCTCGCGAGGCACCGGCCGCCAGCGCCTTCGCATCGCTGGTCGAGGAGGCCGGGGGCACGATCGCCGAGACCCCCGACCCGGCCTGCGGCGGCACCGCGTGGTTTGCCGTGGACGGGACCGGACAGCCGACGGGGCTTCTCGGACGAGCCGTGCAGAGGGGGGTGGACACCCTGGAGGCCGTACGCGCCCTCGTGGAGCACGAGGCGGCCCCGCGCTTCGGAAGCTGGTGGGTGACCTCCGGCGTACAGTCCCCGCCGGGCCGACGGACGGAGACGGAGCAGATTCCGAACGCCGCCGTGTGGGGGATCGCCGCGGCCGTTCGCGAGGAACTCCCCCAGCTGACACCGCATCTTCTCGACGTCGACGACCCCGATCGGGCGGCGATCGGCCTCGCCCGAGCGGTGCGCGCCGGGGGTGGAGATCGACGTCTCGCATGCTCGGGTGATCGCCTGTTCGGCGCGCGCCTCGAGTCTGCCGCACCTCCCGGTTCGGCGCGGACCTTCGAACCCGGTGGGGCGTGGCTGGTCACGGGGGGGCTCGGCGCGATCGGCCGGATGGCCGCGGCGGAGTTGGCCCGACGCGGTGTCGGGCACCTCGTGCTGGTCGGGCGCACCCCGCTGCCGCCGCGACGGCGTTGGGCGGCGCTTCCCGAAGCCCATCCTGCGGCGGATCGAGTGCGGGCCGTTCGGGCCCTGGAGGCGGCGGGCGCATCGGTCCATCTGTGGACGATCGATCTCGCCGACCCGGAGGCGCTGGACGACGCCCTGGACCAGTGGGCGGCCGAAGGCCGTCCCCCCATCGCGGGCGTGGTGCACTGCGCCGGCCAACTCCATGCGGGCCTCGTGGTGGACCTCACTCCGGGCCAGTTGTCGGATCTGTTCGGTGCCAAGGTCGGGGCGGCTGAGGTGGTGCACCGGCGACTTCCGGAGGCACGCATCGTTCATGCCTCGTCGCTCTCGTCGATCTTTCCGCGGGCGGGCCAGGCGCACTACGCGGCGGCGAACGCCGTACTCGACGCCTTCGCGCGCGCCGGATCGGATGCGTTGAGCATCTCGTGGGGAGTGTGGGCCGACACCGGCATGGTATCGGGCGACACGGGTGCCCGGGCGGTGCGCGAGATGGCCGACGACGGCCTGGCGGCGCTGTCGGGCTCGGAGGGTGGCGCACTCTTCCGTCGGTTCGGGGACTCCGAACGGGCGCACCTGATCCTCGCGCCCATCGATCGGGCCCGGCTGGCGCGCCGCCACGACGGAGACCCCTTCGTTCTCGACGAGGCGGGTTCGGAGGCGGCGCTCGATGCCGTCGCTCCCTCTCGGGATCTGGACGCCGAGGGGCTGCTCGCGCTGGTGCGGCGCCGCGCCGCCCGGATCCTCGAATTGTCACCGGATGCGCTGGCGGTCGACCGGCCCCTGGGTTCGCAGGGCCTCGATTCGGTGATGGCCATGGAGCTCCGCAACGCACTCGAGCGCGATCTGGGGCTGCGACTTCCGGCGTCGATCGTCTGGAACCATCCCACCGCCGCGGCGCTGGCCGCCCATCTCGGCGAGCGACTGGCCTCGGCGGCCCCGGTCCCGAGCGCCCCCCCGTCACCGCCGGAGCCCGAGACGGTCGCGGCGACGGAGGGAGAGCTCGATGTCGCCGCGCGCGTCGCCGCACTCGCGGACACCTCCGACGACGACATCCTCCGGGCGCTGCGGGGAGGCACCCGATGA
- a CDS encoding alpha/beta fold hydrolase, whose translation MSWFLTVGRRAHPRVRVFCFPWAGVGSAVYRLWPAAFSDDVEVLPIQLPGRGWRVSEDPVRDLEVLADQVTEAMLPLCDRPFVVFGHSMGSWLGLLASERLERLGRGPEAVLASGRQGPASGPLMSPMTHLDDGAFLDEMQRRYAAIPSEVVSDPELLSLVLPALRADIEAMERYRHRPGPKVSCPIVAIGGESDPVVPVRHLVTWADETSGPFDLHTAPGGHFYLEDDPEPAHALIRAATRGVAPEFGAGSSR comes from the coding sequence ATGTCGTGGTTCCTCACGGTGGGCCGCCGGGCCCACCCCCGCGTTCGCGTGTTCTGCTTTCCGTGGGCGGGCGTCGGGAGTGCCGTGTATCGGCTGTGGCCCGCCGCCTTCTCCGACGATGTGGAGGTGTTGCCGATCCAGTTGCCGGGGCGGGGCTGGAGGGTGTCGGAGGACCCGGTCCGCGACCTCGAGGTGCTGGCCGATCAGGTGACCGAGGCCATGCTGCCCCTCTGCGATCGACCGTTCGTGGTCTTCGGACACTCGATGGGATCGTGGCTCGGCCTGCTCGCGAGTGAGCGGCTCGAGAGGCTCGGCCGCGGGCCCGAGGCGGTTCTGGCCAGTGGTCGGCAGGGTCCGGCCTCGGGCCCGTTGATGTCTCCGATGACGCATCTGGACGACGGCGCGTTTCTCGACGAGATGCAGCGACGCTACGCCGCGATCCCCTCCGAAGTGGTGTCGGATCCGGAGCTTCTCTCGCTGGTGCTCCCGGCGCTGCGGGCCGATATTGAGGCGATGGAGCGCTACCGTCATCGACCCGGTCCGAAGGTGTCGTGTCCGATCGTCGCCATCGGCGGCGAATCCGACCCGGTGGTGCCGGTGCGGCACCTGGTGACCTGGGCCGACGAGACGTCCGGACCCTTCGACCTCCACACCGCGCCCGGCGGCCACTTCTATCTGGAAGACGACCCGGAGCCGGCGCACGCTCTGATCCGGGCGGCGACGCGTGGGGTCGCGCCGGAGTTCGGGGCGGGATCGAGTCGATGA